A region of the Phaseolus vulgaris cultivar G19833 chromosome 11, P. vulgaris v2.0, whole genome shotgun sequence genome:
CTGGTGGGAATGTATTCTACAAACTCTCCTTTCTTCAGAGCCGTCTCTGCATGCTGATAGAACCAGGTTTTAAACCACCATCCAACACTGTTTATCTTACTCCCCTTCTTCTTGGCCTCTTCCTTTGAAGCGTATCTTCCCGTCATCATCACAGCTTGTGTCGGTGAATAAATCATTCCTTCAACAAAGTCTGGAACCTTCTCCTCGTTATCCTGGTCTCCATCTCTGGGAGCAAAAGAATCACAATATGCCTGTGCAATATCTTGCAGGTTGCCAACAACAGGCATGTAGGTTAGCTTCATGTACTCCTTAATGGGTATAAGCCTAATCTCAGCAGCAACCAGAAGGCCGAGTGTTCCCTGAGACCAGGGAATGGCATAGTATAGATCAGAGAACTCATTGTCCTTGGTGGCTCTAACAAGACTGCCATCAGCCAACACAATTTCGAAGGACACCACAGTATCAGAGAACAGGCCATATTTGTGGGAGCTTCCTTCTATTCCATAGCCGTTAATGAGACCACCAACAGTGAGATCATCAAGCTCGGCAACGACAGCAAGGGAAACATTCAGGGGCACAGTCACCCTGGAAATCTGCCCCATGTTGACTAGAGGCTCCACTCTTGCAACCATCCGTTCTTTGTCGATCGAAAGTACATTCCTGAAAGCGGACAAATCAACTTCAAAATGACGGGCTCTCTTGTAGTCAACATTCCGCATCCCAACAGCAATCCAGGGCTTACGAGCAGTGCAGACGAGACCATCCTTGGACGGATTCCTCTGCCTTAGACGCTTCATAACCTTCTTCACATTCTCATCATGTTCCTTCTGACGCGTCTTATAGGACTTCCACTCAGATCTCACATCCCCAAGGTATGTAAGGAAATAAATGGTGAATGATATGGGAAGGACCACAAAAATAACAAGGATCCATCGAAACTGAACAAAATAGTCCACCCAAATCTTCTTCCTCTTCGGGCGCAAAGGAGCCTCAAGATCCGACATCGCTAAGATGACTTACTCCTGCAACATCACGAAAAATTTAAAACCGACAGTTACAAACTCCAAAAAAATAACTACGTGCAAGTAGAATACATTGATTCAGTACTACAAAAAAATATCAAGTACACACACGGCACACTCACTCACTCACAACAACTTCAAAAACTAGAGGATACAAAACTAGAGAGAACTTCTCATAATTCtctaaaaatacaaaacaaagaCCTATGCTATACATAACTCTGGTTTCCAACACAAAACTAGAATTAATTAACTAAACAACAGAATTTCGCGAAAACTGCTTCGAGAAAGCCATAAAGAAAGCACAGCAGTTGCATTGCGCAAAACGacgaaaatttgaaaaaataatgaaaatctGACGGTGTATAACGAAGATCTGAGACCCTACGTTACGAAAATGCGAAAAGATGCTGAAAATGGAAATAACGGCCAAAATATAGGTTAGAAAAGCGAAGAACGGAAAGAGATTGTTAGATATAGATTTGTTGGCGTGGCTTGAACCAAATCGGGTGAAGCAAGAAGCACGTAGGcgaaagaaaagagaaaacagAAATAGAAAAACGTTGAGAAGAAACGCAAAATGCACAGAGAAGAAAAGATCGAAAAGCGCATAATAAGAATCCAAACAGAAGAAAAACACAGTAAATCAGCATAGCATGAATCCAAAACAGCAGAAAAAACAGATaacagagagaaagagaaacctgagagagtgagagtgaggcTGCAGAGTGAGATTCAAAGAGAAGAAGAGTGTGCTGCCTTTTTATTCCACTCCACGCTTCTTCTGTAATTTACAATTAGGTCCTTTTTCTAATTACTCATTCAGTCCTCCACCTTATGTTTTATTCCACAATCACTGCTTCTAATAAATAATGTTGTTAAGAGAGTGTGTTTCGCTGGAAAATACTAATACTTTGCTCGTGATTTTTGGATCTAACTGCTTTAAAACGTGATAAATTCAATGTGGAAAATGGACTGTAATAAAACTCTATTAATTATTcaaattcttcttttttttaatattttattaaatgtataattaaattttaagattatatttgattttttttaagttctttaaattaattaatgatattttattcCACAGATTTAACTTTATTGGGGTAGTCTAGCTGTTAGAATAGTGTGTGTAAACATGATTGTAAAcacccttttttttatttttgacttTAACATggtttttttaagtttaataaATTACTTTAACTTTTATCATCTCTTATTTGACTTTCAATTTTGAAGTGTTTAAAACaagtataaatttaattttattcataagGAATAATTTTCACTATTTTTGTATGTATTTAGCTCTAGTATTGTTTTGGTTTTTGTGATCtgtcataaaatatttataaaaaaaaaaaaaattattattattatggtcTTTGGCTtagtaaacaaataaaaaaatccaaGTGAGAATCTAATATTACGAAAAGTTATTATCGTCTTTCAAAAACACATTTATCGTATAGTGtggaaaataaatacataagtCCCAATTATTAGGTAATATGATTTTCAATGttaaaaatatacttaattATCTAAgtgtattttagattttaattaattaataattctaattaaatgaattaagaaaaattataacCTTTACAtgatgaattattttattataattaatcaattaaatttaatttataagtattaaaattaaaattataatatttatatatatttattaatttattttgaataatatagcttaaaaagtaattttatttaaaattttcaattagaAAAACTAATAAAGGGAACTTTCAAAACGagcaaaaaaaatcaaaatgagtttttcttctaaaatagtataatttcatttttattgaaattgaaaagGCGAAATTAttccaaaattaaataaatcgtATATATAGtatttcattaaaatttgaTATAATAGTATCTACAACTTcagtttaatataaaaattaaaatcctGCCTTACAAGTATGATCTcttcaatttcaaaataattttcttttatcaatttcaaaaaatatgaaataaaatcatttagaaaaaaaaaaccttcaaaATGTTAATCCATCCCGTTTCATGGCCTATTGCACCCATAATTTTACTTCTActaaatataattcaataaaatcatataattaCATTGTCTAAAAGATTAAACCTACAATGTTAAAAATCACTACAATAGTTAAATGTTTTTATAGAAAAGAATAATATTGTATGGTTGGTATCAAACGAGTTTAACCGTCCAAAACAAgtaacaatataaaaataataaataacgaatatgttttcaaattttactataatacatttttaaactGAACAATGACTTGAACGGAGTGTAACATTTTTAAACTGAACAATGACTTAAACATCGTAGTGTGATATTTCTAAACTGAATAATCACTTGATCATCTGAGTGTAGTTGTAAAACGAGATGAGAAAGTTACTAGTCCTCTTTGAGCCTAcaaatgatatgaaaaaaaggaataatatgatttttttatgtggTAGATATTTTTATTGTGAAAAATGTAGAAAAGGGCACTTTTGAAAAGAAAAGTTTGCAGAAAGTAAAGTATATTCAAAGTGTGTGGTATTGGTATTGATGAAATAGAAAAGGGAGAAAAAATGGGAGAAATGAGATCTAAAAGATTAGAATGACAGAGCAAAGAGATTCCATTGGCACTCTGCTTCTGAATCACGTGGAAAGTGTCCCCACCATGTGAGTTACAGACAACCTAACAACCTCTGTTTAGTGGTAAATGTTTCATCTTTTCCAAAACAAATGCCATTAATAACAGTGTCTTGGAAAACAACCTTCTTTTTCTGTCTTTCTACCATTACTGCAATCAGATTTCAACCACTCAAATCTTTTATCAATCTTAACACTTGCCCACTCAATTAGAAATCACAGTTTTTCTTTACTCAAATTCTTCTTACAAGTCTCCAAAAACACTCGAGTAAGTCACAGCTTTGTTGCATAGTGTTTTTGCTGATTTCACTTTTTTATTCCTCTTCGATTTTGATTGGTAAAAAAATAGTACAAATAGTACATGTTATTACAATTTATATGTCGAAGGTTCCATCAAATTTCTCCTCTCTTTTCTTCAATTTCGattgtttttattcttttatcttAGAGAATATCTACAAAAAATACTCTGATTGACGTTCAAGTTATATGAGAATATCACTGACATACAAGATACTCTAAACGCCTTATATTGTTTagagtaacatttttttttctttttttttttacattatcttTCATCATAagggtttttatttatttatattgttctATTGAGCCTTGTCCTGCCATAATGATTAAGATAGGTTCAATAAGTTTATAATCACACTTTGTTGCTTCTAACTGGGATTAATGGATTTAACCTAAGGCGTGACATGGATCTTCTTTTATCTCGAGAGACCAGCAGTTCGTACATGTAATCGAGAATTCAGCCTCCTTCCGATCTCTGCCAAGAGAAGGTTGTTGTTGATGGGCACTGGTACCTTAAGGGATTGGCTCACCTATTGACTAGTGAAGACCGAAAGTCCGACTACCGCTGACTCTTGGTATAACAGTACAAGTATtaataaattacattaaaatctATCATAATGAATGTTTATTGAGCTTATCAGATCATTTGTTGTTCGGTCGCTATCGGATCATCCATTGTCTTATGCATGAGCTGTTATTCTCGACATGGAAGagtgtgttggagattccaaatcaaataaatattaaaatatttcataacatataagtgggtgcaaacttcaTCTCATAAGTTAGTTTTATGATATTGAATTAACATAAATActattaaatctattttttatttatcttcaaATAACCTCTTTTGGATGTGTTTGGTAGTATCATGTCCAAACTTAATCTTATTGTTAATTAATAATCATAATGTGTTTAACAATCTAATATTTGATTAAGATTTTTATTAAATTCTTGCTTCAAGAATCCTTTACTAAAGTAATTCATATTTAAACCATGTTATATTAAGGTttctaagaaaaatataaatattatacaaGATACCCGAGACAATACAGAAATACTTTAAAgtgtatttttataattttaatcctTTGTCATGATTTTCaggaaattattttttatttttaatagtgCTTTGAGACCGTTAACCAGAccattaattgttatttaaattatacATCACGATCATCCCAACGTTAATAAAGTTGCATACACGTGCATGGTTAGGTTAAGATTTTAAGTATATTCCTTTTTACATTATTTCAAGCATATttcaaaagtataaaaaaaaaaaaattaatttctacaCCGTGTgttatttattgatgattttttttattaatcaatcttattcaaatatataattaaacaaGTTTTCTTATTCACAGCTGTTAAGCCACATGAGTTAAAAAATTGACAACAAATTTCGTCACAAAAAATCATAATGTATACCTTCtatattcattattttatagTAATTGTTTGtgatttttctttgaaattttatctttaaaagatatattaaaaaattaaaaagaaaatgtataaatgtgttgaaaaattaagaaaaaaatttatataaattgttaTGTCTAGACTCTAAACTATGTAAAACtatatattgaaatttaaaaataataaataaaaataaacaaagttTGGTCGAAAATTAATAACTGAAAAGTAGAACAGGgaatattaataaaagaaatattattttggGTGTCATAATTACTTTTGGTGACGCTAATTAGTTTAATGGAAACATAAAAGCATATAATGTTGTTTAAAAGAAACAGGGGATTAATAATGAGatgtaaaataatttagtttagtttcatttaaaaatatataaaaaaaatgttaaatacaACTATTACTTGAAAAGAATAATGCATTAAagaatgatattttaaaattgctTGAAAGaatattcttaaaaatattagcGTATGATACGTGTTGAGGTTTGAGGCACTTGGGCGATAATATCAATGAGATGTGGTTGTGATCTTATTTAATTGAGTAGGGACCATAATGCAAATATCTTAGGGTAAGGGACCATGTGGCAGTGAGCAATTGTTGCTAAAGGATAGGAGACAGCAAAACATATAGTGATTGTGATTTCCTGAATCATTTATGAACACTAATTGCAACAAACCCCTCTgcatttatattattaagtcaaaagagaaaataaataagaaagtgAGAGTTGCAATAAAAGCAAAAGAGCAATTTTGTGGGGGAGGTATTTGAAAATGAAGATATTTGATGAAATGGGGAGGTATGTGTAGAATGAAAGGGGGTGCAAAAAGGAAGGGTAGGGGTGTGATGAATGTGGGTAGATGAAATGACGTGGAATGTAGTGAATGAAGTAAAAACGTGACATATAACACAGGCTGGACCCCCAATTATAGGACTCCTATTATTAACTTTCCGTAAAGTGAGGAAATATTTCACATTTACTCTTTCCCAAACTTCAATCACTTCACTTTCATGCCCAATAATACAATTTTGTTTTCTAGCCCATGCTCTCCACCCACCggtattatatatattttttagaaattataattttgaatttttttttatgaaaatgagTACGTCATACCTTGGATACGATTTCAAAGTAAAAGTCATCTTAAAGACGTATTTATGGGTATGACTTTCATTATGAAATCGTATCTATTGATACGACTTCCATCATGAGATCGTATTTATAGATACGACTTTCACTATGAGGTCATATCCATAAATGACTTTCACTATAAACATGGATGAGACTTTCATTATGAAATCATATCCATTGATACGACTTCCACTATGACGTGGTATCTATAGATACGACTTTCATTATGAGGTCATGTAATACGACTTTTACTATGAAATCGTATCTATGGGTACAACTTCCATTATGAAGTTGTATCCATAAGTACGACTTCCATTATGAAGTTATATCCATGAGTACGACTTTCATTATGAAGTCGTACCTATGGATACGACTTCCATTATGAAGTTGTATCTATGAATTATAAAGTCGTATCATTTGGTACTACCACAACTTTCATTATGAAATCCTATTAGATACAATTTACTAATTTTcatcataaaataatatttttttcccaaaatcgcagtttgaaaaaaaaaacactacttTGGTGCAAACCACCCCCACCCCCACACACACCATTGCTTCATTTTTTTTCCCCATTgccataatttttaaattttgtattgatAAAATAGAATTTCAGTTAATTCATTTTCATAACTTTTACAGTTCTGCTATTACACAATTGAGATTAGCAATCTACAATATTTTACTTCAtgtattaaaatttaatgtatagtttatattttgaaatcaCAATTAACTGTTTGTGTATAATTAGAATTTGCAGTATggaagtaactttttttttcgtGTATGTTGCATTATacttcaaatttatattttcaatatgtAATCTGTCTTGAATTTGTCACAAAAAATTCATAATGCGATTCAATAGTGCTTTTAATTATTGacaaattattttgaagttATTGAAATTTAATGATTCAGGCATTTTCAATTAAACAGAGTCTTAATTTTTAATGTAATCGATGAAATCAATAgtataattcttttaaaatgagaGTGTCCATTAATATGTTTTGTGATGTGTGTGGAATCTGAAATCAAAATAACAAATATCAATACAAAATTGTTATAATTAGAAAACAAAACCGATCTAGGACTTAACGTTTAAATCTCGTCTCGGCATTCCTCATGTTTAGCTGCTAAGACCTCAAACTACGATGAACCTAGTGTGTATGTGGGTCGATGAAACTAGTGTTTATATGTGTgtctatatatctatatatatagtTGTTCCTTCTGCAATTCACCATCACCATAACATGTGATCAACATTTAGGCCACCACATATAGATAATACATGGAATATATTTAGTATCCGAAAGAAACCTAGTTAAGACAAAATCCTAAACTACGGTCATTACAGCAGAATGTCCAAGGAAAAAGCACCGCAGAGCCAAACTATTGACAAAAGGCATCTTTCTAGGTAGATGTGCAATCGACATAATCGTATGTACATTAAGGGAAATTGACAAAAATGATCCCAACCCAAGGCAAAAAGTGCCCTTGAAACAGTCCCTAATAATTAGAGTTGCCAATCAATGGGATCGATCCCCATTTGCTCCAGAAGTTGGTTAGTGCGAGAGAAGTGCCTGCTcagataaatttaaataaacaaaaatgaaatGTAATCATAAAAAATTGCTTATGTCGATGAAGGGAAATTGATCAGTTGGTTTTTTCAAATATCAATAGCATATAAGGATCTGGATTTCACTTCACTTCACGAGTCTAGCAAATCTAACCAAAATATGGCTCCATATGCCACTGGAACAGAACATGCACCAGCTGTATTACATCAACCACTATGTGAACGACTAATGAAAGCCCTAGAAGTGTTGGACTATAAAAGGCCTAGTGACAGCactaaatacaataaaaaaagaaaacacaatttaaatcCTGCATTGATTTTACAAAGctatatcaaaatttaattaaatggaaaaatgtgtttttagtCCCTAGACTTTTTGTTAAACTTGGCTTCAATCCTCTAACTTTTGAAATTTGTGAATTAGTTCTCTTTCTGAAAACAAGTGAAAATAGTCCTTTCATGCATAATTTAACATGTAGTGACAATTTGTTACTGTCAAGGTTCAAAGAGGGGTCACGTGTTTTCTAAAGTTCGAGGACTAACTTATTGATTTGAAAGTGCAGGTACTAAAAACGTTTTCCAAGATTAAATTATTATGCACAACTACCTTACCTGCAGCCAAAGAAGCCTCTATGTGCAGACAAACCAGAAGGATGTGCAGCTGTAAGAACGTGATGCTTTGTTGCATCAATTAACCTGTGAATATGACACTCAAACACAAGTTCATCAACTAGTTTCACAGAAATTATCTTCCAGGCATGGAAAGAAAAACATCCATCCAATTCAAAGAGAAGCCTACAGTTAATAAATGTATAGTTGCAGTAACTTGATCATCAATAtctcaaaaataaatttactccaatgttttattttttatgccgGCTTTGGAAAATTATCAAGGAAGCTATTGCAAGCCCAGGTTACTATTGGTTGGTTGGTTCCAAAGACTTCCTAATATAGTGTTACACAGTTGTGGTACCTGGATTTCTCCCGAGCAGAATTTCCCCACAACAAAAACACAACTCCCTCCCTCTTCTGTGAGATTGTCTTGATAACAGCATCAGTAAATTGTTCCCAGCCTTTTTTGGCATGAGAATTTGCTTGATGCTTCCTGACTGAACTCGAAAGTTTAATATTAGTAAAAAAACACCACTAGAatacaaagataaaataataagcCATCAACATACTTTATTCGAAGTACACAAAAATTAAACGTCTAACCTGTTAGAACAGCATTGAGTAAGAGAACACCCTGAAATAAAGTTCAAATTTATGATCAGATATAGCATTTCAAAAACTACTCTCACAGAACGTAGTCACACATTATGTTAAAATATCTAAGTTGGCTTTCAGACCACAATCTCACCAAAATCATCTTTCTATTTAATGGGTATTTAAGGTGTGAATTTTAGTTATTGAAAATAGATTTTATCTTCAAATCATACAAAACATTTCAAGGAAACGTTTAAGAAGTCTTAACCATAAAATATACTGCCTTAATTTAGATAAAGTTTACCAAAAGTTCTTATTAGAGAATGAATAAAGAGATATAACAACAAATTTTCCCCCATAGTTAAAATCAAGTTATAGATTTTTAGCTTATAGAAATTTAGATGGCAG
Encoded here:
- the LOC137810379 gene encoding delta(24)-sterol reductase; its protein translation is MSDLEAPLRPKRKKIWVDYFVQFRWILVIFVVLPISFTIYFLTYLGDVRSEWKSYKTRQKEHDENVKKVMKRLRQRNPSKDGLVCTARKPWIAVGMRNVDYKRARHFEVDLSAFRNVLSIDKERMVARVEPLVNMGQISRVTVPLNVSLAVVAELDDLTVGGLINGYGIEGSSHKYGLFSDTVVSFEIVLADGSLVRATKDNEFSDLYYAIPWSQGTLGLLVAAEIRLIPIKEYMKLTYMPVVGNLQDIAQAYCDSFAPRDGDQDNEEKVPDFVEGMIYSPTQAVMMTGRYASKEEAKKKGSKINSVGWWFKTWFYQHAETALKKGEFVEYIPTRQYYHRHTRCLYWEGKLILPFADQFWFRFLFGWLMPPKVSLLKATQGEAIRNYYHEMHVIQDMLVPLYKVGDALEWVHREMEVYPIWLCPHKLFKLPIKTMIYPEPGFELHRRQGDTQTAQMYTDIGVYYAPGPVLRGEVFNGEEAVRKMESWLIENHGFQPQYAVSELSEKSFWRMFDASLYEQTRKKYGAVGTFMSVYYKSKKGRKTEKEVQEAEQAHLDTAYAEIDQPVD